In Poecilia reticulata strain Guanapo linkage group LG11, Guppy_female_1.0+MT, whole genome shotgun sequence, the genomic stretch NNNNNNNNNNNNNNNNNNNNNNNNNNNNNNNNNNNNNNNNNNNNNNNNNNNNNNNNNNNNNNNNNNNNNNNNNNNNNNNNNNNNNNNNNNNNNNNNNNNNNNNNNNNNNNNNNNNNNNNNNNNNNNNNNNNNNNNNNNNNNNNNNNNNNNNNNNNNNNNNNNNNNNNNNNNNNNNNNNNNNNNNNNNNNNNNNNNNNNNNNNNNNNNNNNNNNNNNNNNNNNNNNNNNNNNNNNNNNNNNNNNNNNNNNNNNNNNNNNNNNNNNNNNNNNNNNNNNNNNNNNNNNNNNNNNNNNNNNNNNNNNNNNNNNNNNNNNNNNNNNNNNNNNNNNNNNNNNNNNNNNNNNNNNNNNNNNNNNNNNNNNNNNNNNNNNNNNNNNNNNNNNNNNNNNNNNNNNNNNNNNNNNNNNNNNNNNNNNNNNNNNNNNNNNNNNNNNNNNNNNNNNNNNNNNNNNNNNNNNNNNNNNNNNNNNNNNNNNNNNNNNNNNNNNNNNNNNNNNNNNNNNNNNNNNNNNNNNNNNNNNNNNNNNNNNNNNNNNNNNNNNNNNNNNNNNNNNNNNNNNNNNNNNNNNNNNNNNNNNNNNNNNNNNNNNNNNNNNNNNNNNNNNNNNNNNNNNNNNNNNNNNNNNNNNNNNNNNNNNNNNNNNNNNNNNNNNNNNNNNNNNNNNNNNNNNNNNNNNNNNNNNNNNNNNNNNNNNNNNNNNNNNNNNNNNNNNNNNNNNNNNNNNNNNNNNNNNNNNNNNNNNNNNNNNNNNNNNNNNNNNNNNNNNNNNNNNNNNNNNNNNNNNNNNNNNNNNNNNNNNNNNNNNNNNNNNNNNNNNNNNNNNNNNNNNNNNNNNNNNNNNNNNNNNNNNNNNNNNNNNNNNNNNNNNNNNNNNNNNNNNNNNNNNNNNNNNNNNNNNNNNNNNNNNNNNNNNNNNNNNNNNNNNNNNNNNNNNNNNNNNNNNNNNNNNNNNNNNNNNNNNNNNNNNNNNNNNNNNNNNNNNNNNNNNNNNNNNNNNNNNNNNNNNNNNNNNNNNNNNNNNNNNNNNNNNNNNNNNNNNNNNNNNNNNNNNNNNNNNNNNNNNNNNNNNNNNNNNNNNNNNNNNNNNNNNNNNNNNNNNNNNNNNNNNNNNNNNNNNNNNNNNNNNNNNNNNNNNNNNNNNNNNNNNNNNNNNNNNNNNNNNNNNNNNNNNNNNNNNNNNNNNNNNNNNNNNNNNNNNNNNNNNNNNNNNNNNNNNNNNNNNNNNNNNNNNNNNNNNNNNNNNNNNNNNNNNNNNNNNNNNNNNNNNNNNNNNNNNNNNNNNNNNNNNNNNNNNNNNNNNNNNNNNNNNNNNNNNNNNNNNNNNNNNNNNNNNNNNNNNNNNNNNNNNNNNNNNNNNNNNNNNNNNNNNNNNNNNNNNNNNNNNNNNNNNNNNNNNNNNNNNNNNNNNNNNNNNNNNNNNNNNNNNNNNNNNNNNNNNNNNNNNNNNNNNNNNNNNNNNNNNNNNNNNNNNNNNNNNNNNNNNNNNNNNNNNNNNNNNNNNNNNNNNNNNNNNNNNNNNNNNNNNNNNNNNNNNNNNNNNNNNNNNNNNNNNNNNNNNNNNNNNNNNNNNNNNNNNNNNNNNNNNNNNNNNNNNNNNNNNNNNNNNNNNNNNNNNNNNNNNNNNNNNNNNNNNNNNNNNNNNNNNNNNNNNNNNNNNNNNNNNNNNNNNNNNNNNNNNNNNNNNNNNNNNNNNNNNNNNNNNNNNNNNNNNNNNNNNNNNNNNNNNNNNNNNNNNNNNNNNNNNNNNNNNNNNNNNNNNNNNNNNNNNNNNNNNNNNNNNNNNNNNNNNNNNNNNNNNNNNNNNNNNNNNNNNNNNNNNNNNNNNNNNNNNNNNNNNNNNNNNNNNNNNNNNNNNNNNNNNNNNNNNNNNNNNNNNNNNNNNNNNNNNNNNNNNNNNNNNNNNNNNNNNNNNNNNNNNNNNNNNNNNNNNNNNNNNNNNNNNNNNNNNNNNNNNNNNNNNNNNNNNNNNNNNNNNNNNNNNNNNNNNNNNNNNNNNNNNNNNNNNNNNNNNNNNNNNNNNNNNNNNNNNNNNNNNNNNNNNNNNNNNNNNNNNNNNNNNNNNNNNNNNNNNNNNNNNNNNNNNNNNNNNNNNNNNNNNNNNNNNNNNNNNNNNNNNNNNNNNNNNNNNNNNNNNNNNNNNNNNNNNNNNNNNNNNNNNNNNNNNNNNNNNNNNNNNNNNNNNNNNNNNNNNNNNNNNNNNNNNNNNNNNNNNNNNNNNNNNNNNNNNNNNNNNNNNNNNNNNNNNNNNNNNNNNNNNNNNNNNNNNNNNNNNNNNNNNNNNNNNNNNNNNNNNNNNNNNNNNNNNNNNNNNNNNNNNNNNNNNNNNNNNNNNNNNNNNNNNNNNNNNNNNNNNNNNNNNNNNNNNNNNNNNNNNNNNNNNNNNNNNNNNNNNNNNNNNNNNNNNNNNNNNNNNNNNNNNNNNNNNNNNNNNNNNNNNNNNNNNNNNNNNNNNNNNNNNNNNNNNNNNNNNNNNNNNNNNNNNNNNNNNNNNNNNNNNNNNNNNNNNNNNNNNNNNNNNNNNNNNNNNNNNNNNNNNNNNNNNNNNNNNNNNNNNNNNNNNNNNNNNNNNNNNNNNNNNNNNNNNNNNNNNNNNNNNNNNNNNNNNNNNNNNNNNNNNNNNNNNNNNNNNNNNNNNNNNNNNNNNNNNNNNNNNNNNNNNNNNNNNNNNNNNNNNNNNNNNNNNNNNNNNNNNNNNNNNNNNNNNNNNNNNNNNNNNNNNNNNNNNNNNNNNNNNNNNNNNNNNNNNNNNNNNNNNNNNNNNNNNNNNNNNNNNNNNNNNNNNNNNNNNNNNNNNNNNNNNNNNNNNNNNNNNNNNNNNNNNNNNNNNNNNNNNNNNNNNNNNNNNNNNNNNNNNNNNNNNNNNNNNNNNNNNNNNNNNNNNNNNNNNNNNNNNNNNNNNNNNNNNNNNNNNNNNNNNNNNNNNNNNNNNNNNNNNNNNNNNNNNNNNNNNNNNNNNNNNNNNNNNNNNNNNNNNNNNNNNNNNNNNNNNNNNNNNNNNNNNNNNNNNNNNNNNNNNNNNNNNNNNNNNNNNNNNNNNNNNNNNNNNNNNNNNNNNNNNNNNNNNNNNNNNNNNNNNatggatggatggatggatggatggatggatggatggatggatggatggatggatggatgaatggatggatggatggatggatgggtgagtggatggatggatggatggatactcCAACTTCAGCTGCTCGGTGtttggaagtgtggccaacTCTGTAAATCTTGACTCACAAGCTATTAGCTACATCCGCTAATAGCTACATCCGCTAATAGCTACATCCGCTAATAGCTACATCCGCTAATAGCTACATCCGCTAATAGCTACATCCGCTAATAGCAGCGATGGACCAGGAATCTGCTTCTGTCagaaaacaatctgattggaAGAGATGATTGTTGTGTTCAAGGTgcgctaaaaggagttagcctatcagagAATCttttcaagcctaaaatagcatgtCAGTGCTAACCAcgtagcagctaatgctaatgctaatgtcagcgtcTAAAGAAGCCCCATGGATGACCAGGGCTTCCTGAAACTCCAAACCtggaaaacagattaaaactaaatgtttgtttgttcaataatttaACAGCAAAATGGTTTTTCAATTGATGTCACTAATTTTGTGCACAGCAACAGAACCGCTCagcgtgacctctgacctctgtcctGACCGGTTTCCTGGCCGTGCCGTCTCTGGCCCTTCCCTCCGGCTCCATCCTGGGGCTGAAGAACTTAGTGGAGTCCCTGGTGGGTTCTGCTGCCTTGGGCTCGATATAAATCCTGCTCGTCGTCACCGTTTCCTCCAGGATCTCCTCGCCTCCACCTGAGAACACAGAACCGGATCCTCAGAAGAACCTGACCGAGACGGGAGCTGGACCGGACGAGACGGGGGTTCTGAACTACCGGAGCCGGAGCCGGAGGTGAAGTCGTCGTCGTCCTCTGGGTAGAAACCGCCCGACCCCGGGTCGTCCAGGTACAGGTCGTCTGTGGGAGAGGAGCTCCGGGCCGCCGCCTGGAAAACCAGCAGAGGAAGCCTCAGGTCACAGGTCACTGGCTCTGACCGCTGATTGGCTCAGACTGAAGGTCGTCATGACGACCTGAAGACGTGTCACGCAGGAACAAACCAAGTCCGGTTTGTTTCCAGAACCCAAAACCTCCAGAGACTCAGAGACAGAAACCAGATTCTCTACTTAACAGCCAACAGGTTGAACTGGTTCCCATCGTGGAAACCAGTTCAACCTGAGAGACACCAGAACTGGACCGGCtctggtcagaaccagaaccaagagAACCTGATCAAAGGCAGGAGGggtggagggatggatggatggatggatggatggatgaacagatggatggatggatggatggatggatggatggatggatggatggatggatgaacataTTAaaggacagatggatggatgaacagatggatggatggatggatggatggatggatggatggatggatggatggatgaacagatggatggatggatggatggatggatgaacagatggatggatggacagatggatgaacagatggatggatggatggatggatggatggatggatggatggatggatggatgaacagatggatggatggatggatggatgatggatgaacgatggatggatgaacagatggacggatgaacagatggacgatggatggatgaacagatggatggatgaacagatggacagatgaacagatggatggatggatgaacagatggatggatgaacagatggatggatggatgaacagatggatggatgaacagatggatggatggatgaccaGATGAATNNNNNNNNNNNNNNNNNNNNNNNNNNNNNNNNNNNNNNNNNNNNNNNNNNNNNNNNNNNNNNNNNNNNNNNNNNNNNNNNNNNNNNNNNNNNNNNNNNNNNNNNNNNNNNNNNNNNNNNNNNNNNNNNNNNNNNNNNNNNNNNNNNNNNNNNNNNNNNNNNNNNNNNNNNNNNNNNNNNNNNNNNNNNNNNNNNNNNNNNNNNNNNNNNNNNNNNNNNNNNNNNNNNNNNNNNNNNNNNNNNNNNNNNNNNNNNNNNNNNNNNNNNNNNNNNNNNNNNNNNNNNNNNNNNNNNNNNNNNNNNNNNNNNNNNNNNNNNNNNNNNNNNNNNNNNNNNNNNNNNNNNNNNNNNNNNNNNNNNNNNNNNNNNNNNNNNNNNNNNNNNNNNNNNNNNNNNNNNNNNNNNNNNNNNNNNNNNNNNNNNNNNNNNNNNNNNNNNNNNNNNNNNNNNNNNNNNNNNNNNNNNNNNNNNNNNNNNNNNNNNNNNNNNNNNNNNNNNNNNNNNNNNNNNNNNNNNNNNNNNNNNNNNNNNNNNNNNNNNNNNNNNNNNNNNNNNNNNNNNNNNNNNNNNNNNNNNNNNNNNNNNNNNNNNNNNNNNNNNNNNNNNNNNNNNNNNNNNNNNNNNNNNNNNNNNNNNNNNNNNNNNNNNNNNNNNNNNNNNNNNNNNNNNNNNNNNNgagcaggaggaggaggtccAGGTGAAGGGGCGGCGGTTTGGGCCGACAGGTGGTGATCTCTGATCCCATCAGGACTAATCCAGAGTGAGTCCCTCTGggtcagggtgtgtgtgtgtgtgtgtgtgtgtgtgtgtgtgtgtgtgtgtgtgtgtgcgtgtgtgtgtccactTGGACCtgaaagctgctgcaggacatCCAGAACCAGCGGTccagtttggttctggttctgctgaatAAACGGATCCATGGAGCCGTTTGTAAAGTTATACAATAAAAAGTAATCtggtcattcattcattcattcattcattcattcattcattcataacaCACGgtttaaactacatatttaattagcaagctaacTACTTGGCTCTGAGCTAAATGTGTAGAAgtggaccagaaccaccagGTCCAATAGTTCAGCTTTTTTCTTCCATCGACCTGAGCCTGAAGCAGAAAACCGTCTGGTCCGAACAGCAggttggttctgatggttctgttaAACCCACACCAGGTTCCAGTGAGGTTGCAGCCTCCCCGTCGGAACCACCGAGTTCTCCTGCAGCTGATCTAACCGGGTCGTTTCTGAAGGAACCAGAACTGATCCAGGAACCCGGGAAGACGCCGACCGCTGCAGGTTCCTGCCTCAACGCCATCGGATCTCTGAACAGACGGACTAGTCCAAGTCTCAGAAGGACGAGTCACTCTGATGACTCTTTGGGTCGGGTCGGTTCTGTCAATGCGTCTGACAGATGAAGGAACATCAAACTCCTTCAGTTCCCATAGGACCGGTTCTGTGGACCGGATCAGGCAGAGGTTAGTGTCAGGCAGCAGCACTTGGCTCTTATTGGCTGTTCTGGGTTCTGGAGTCGGTCCAGATCCAGGGACAAACAAGTTACTGTGTGAATATTAATGAGCTCTTCAGAGGAGGCTCAGAAACTGCTGGTTCTGTGTGAATGGACCTGGTTCTGTGTGAATGGACCTGGTTCTGTGTGAATGGACCTGGTTCTGTGTGAATGGACCTGGTTCTGTGTGAATGGACCGGCCCACATGCTCTTACAGAACGTGATGCGTTCATTAATGAATCCCTGCAGATCCAAAGTTTTCTCAGACCGGACCCAACAGAACCGACCCGAACAGGAACCATGACGTCTGTCAGCATCGCCATGGCGACCCAggctcggttctggttctggtatgAAGGTAGAAGGAAGTAAATAGATTCCACAGAGACTGCTGgcggcttttattttggtagtcaCTTCCTGTTACCAGGAGGTGAAAACATGGAGCCGACAGCCACTTCCTGCCAAATAAAACGCTAAAACCGACACAAATTTAGCTctgagcaaatattttaaatgtattttttccatttttatcttcaaactaaatatttaatttggagccTTTAGTtagttaaaaacatattttagtgattcttgagaataggaacaaaatgggttttaattttaccttttttttaattatttctcaacctgatttatgcaaataaaaaaaaataatgttttggaaatgtaaagatgtccaggctcccagttgcaacgttttttaaaaataaaatttttaatggacctgacccagaacgttgtcatcaccatttgacaaaaataaataaaaaataatttttaatgaccctattggtgatatttttactcatcttacagacaaatgcttctcaagaaacaaaataaatattatttaaaacaaacaacaaaaagtccatctgatggagttgacacagagctgaaggtgacaaactagtgagtaaaatgaaaaacatggtACATGTGaattaatgcaatttatgtaagatacattcaaatgaattaattgcacatttaagtgagatttgacgacaatttcactgaaagagtcacaaaaactctgacgGACCTGACAAAAAGCAAACCTCCCTCAGTTTATATGACGTTTTTCTGAAGGACGCCgtgttgtagctcatcaggtccattaaatctttacattttaccaaaattaagcttttatttcacaaaatgttatcaaagttttgtaaattgtcagttatggagtTGACACGTCATGGTTGTGAtgaacaacttaggaataaaaagaagaaaaagctaaagaataacttaagcGCTAAccggagctaactagccctcttagcaaaggaagagaaaggaagtggtcatggggtcctcagaagttctggtgccccaataatgcctgatttttttttacattcttttcatttctgacggtgttgacaaaaactagggaatattttaaatggagttggaaaatatataaaaatgatttttaattcaatttattgatgcctttataattatttatatgactacttatatttaattgtcataatatataattttagtatttctttaattattttaaactattataatgtattgagttctgctcctggacaagggattttacaggcatcatccaccgactacaatgtttaaaataaaaaatattctgcaaatacctggaaaacatacattgtgctcacatgacccaggttagttcagtcagatatttgaaaaatatatattttgtgtttattttattcaaattttgtgctttatagGACCtgtttgtccctattctcaagaatcactgattaatcttaataaatatttagctgcaaGCTAACTATTTGGCTTGTTAGGAAAATTACatagaaactaaacatttaactgGCTAATTAAATACTTAGTTTG encodes the following:
- the sdc2 gene encoding syndecan-2, encoding MRSGWILLSLALSCLCGAAAAARSSSPTDDLYLDDPGSGGFYPEDDDDFTSGSGSGGGEEILEETVTTSRIYIEPKAAEPTRDSTKFFSPRMEPEGRARDGTARKPVRTEVRGHAERFCCCAQNYSLSAVIAGGVIGFLFAIFLILLLVYRMRKKDEGSYDLGERKPSGAAYQKAPTKEFYA